TGTCTTTGCCTGTTGCTCATTATAAATCCACTTTATTTGAAGATTCCATGGCCCTGGATTTTGCCCAGGGTTACCCGGGAAGTGTAGTTCGTTATACTACGGACGGCAGCCAACCTGATGAAACGTCTCCCGTGTTCGCCGGCAGGCATTATCTTACTTCCGAAACTTTAATCAAAGCAGGAGCCTTTCATGCTGCGCTTAAAAAAAGTCCTGTGGTCACCCTTGATTTTATCCAGGTGCCCAAAATGGATGATGTAAAAAGCATCACCATAGTACCGGAGCCCAATGAAAAATACAAAGGCCAGGGAGCAAAATCGCTAATAGATTTAAACAAGGGGTCCCTCAATTTTAAAGAAGCTGCCTGGATGGGTTTCTCTGACAGGGAAATAGAAATTGCGATAGATTTCGACCAGCCTCGAAAAGTGAGTAAAGTAATGTTGAGTACCATGGCCGATCATGGCTCCTGGATATTTTTGCCCGAAGAAATAGAGGTAAGCGGTGGGCAGAAACAGTTTACGGCTAATTTTAAAATACCAGAAAAGGAAGAAGAGAAAAGATTGGAATACCTTGTCGTCAGCTTCGATGAAATCAAAACAGATCATCTGCAGATTCGAATCAGGAATTTGGCGACACTACCTGCCTGGCATTCTGGCGCCGGTAATGCTCCCTGGTTTTTTATGGATGAGATTGTAATAAAGTAAGAAAATTAATAAATGTTAGATCAACTCTTTATTTTAGGCCGGTTCCACCCGTTGTTGGTTCACCTTCCCATTGGGATCCTGACCCTTGCCTTTTTATTGGAAATTTTCAGCCGGCGGGCTAAATATGCAGCCCTGAAACCTGCCGTTCCTTTTGCCTTGCTTTTTGCAGGAATAAGTGCTTTGGTCACTGTGTTTACTGGCTGGATCATGCCCAAGAATGGACAATTTGATGAATCGTTGCTCAACCTGCATTTTTGGTTTGGGGTGGCGCTGACTTTTGGCATTTTTATTTTATACAGACTTTCCCGTGCGGATGCGGCCGGACTTTCCGGGAAACTTTATTGGCCCTTTTTTATTTTAAATATGCTTTTGTTAATGGCCACCGGTCACTTTGGCGGAAGCCTGACTCATGGCAGCAATTATCTGTTTGAATCCAATTCGGAGGAAGGCGTATTGCTTGAAGGAAAAATAGAAGACATTAAGCTTTATGAACAGGTCATAGTTCCCGTTTTTAAAATGAAATGTACTTCCTGCCATAACCCGGAAAAGTTAAAAGGAGAGTTGTTGTTAACCACAAAGGAAGGCATTTTGAAAGGAGGGAAAACCGGTGCTTTTCTCCTTCCCGGGGATGCCGCCCACAGCCTTGTCATGGAAAGAATAGCCCTTCCAAAAATGGAAAAGGAACATATGCCTCCAAAAGGCAAAGTTCAACTCAATAACGAAGAGATCATGCTGTTAAAATGGTGGATCGACGAAGGGGCCGATTTTGAAAAAACAGTTGGAGCAATGAATCCACCGCCGGAAATAATGGATTTGCTTAAAAAATATAAAACCGGATCCACTCCATCACCCACGGCTAACCTGAAACCTGTAGATGAAAAACTGTTGAAGACTATGCGTTCCAAAGGGATTTTGCTCAATCCCCAGGATGAAAACGGTATTTTATTCGAAGCAAATTTAGCATACGACAGCCATGTTACCAGGGAAAAAATCAACGCATTAAAGAAGATCAGCGCCCATATTGTCAAGTTGAATTTTTTGTCCACCAATCTTGATGATGAACTGGCCAGAGAGATCAGATCGTTTAAAAATTTACAAAAGCTAGACCTTCAACACACCGATATTACTTCGAAAGGGTTGACCTTTTTGAAAAAAATGAACTACCTGGAATCTCTCAATCTCTATGCTACAAAAATCGATGACGAGGCAGTTCCCTACCTCGCAGCATTGCCCGCATTAAAGCATTTGTATTTGTGGCAAAGTGGCATTTCCTCTGAAGCCGTATTGACCCTTCAGGTAAAAAAGCCCCAACTCAGTATTTATCATACTATCGACAAAGGTCTTTTCAGTGATGCCCAACTAAAAGCTCCCGCATTTATTACCAAACAAGATCTTTTCAAGGATTCTCTATCCATTGAGATCGACACCCTCTTTAAAGGAGTGGTGGTTTATTACACCCTCGATGGTGCTGAGCCTGACACCAATGCATTGGTGTATAAAGCGCCCTTCAAAATTTATAAAACCACACGGGTTAAAACGCTGGCCCATAAAGCGGGCTGGCAGGAAAGTGAAGTGGCCGAGAAAGTATTTGTTGGGGCAAAATATGAAATAACCAAGGTTCAATTAAGCACTCCGCCAAACGAAAGTTACCAGGCCAACGGGGCGCTGTCTTTGGTGGATTTTGTGAAAGGAGGAGAGCGTTTTGCGGAGGGGGGCTGGTTGGGATACCAGGGAGAACATCTTACAGCCACCCTTGATTTAGGGGCATCAAAGAGGGTTTCCAGCGTAACTGTGGGGGCACTTGAAGATGTAGGCTCCTATATTTTTTATCCCCAGGGCATAGAAATTTTCACTTCCGGAGATGGTCAATCCTTTAAAAAAGTATCTGATAAAACCATTCCGATAGCTAAAGAGGCTCACCCCTCCGAAATAAATAATTTCCTCCTGGAGTTTGACGAGATTGAAACTCGTTTTGTCAAGGTATTCGTGAAGAGTAATCTCGTTAATCCCCCCTGGCATCCAGCTCCCGGGGCTAACTGCTGGATTTTTATCGATGAGATTGTAGTTAATTAGTAATAAAAAACCCCGAATCTTACTGCCGCAAGATTCGGGGTTTTTTATAGAAAGAAAAGATTTCAGATTTTATCTCAATAGCGTTATTTCGCCAGATTCTTCTTTTTCCTCTCCATTTAAAACATACACAGTCGTGTAGATGTACACGTCAGCCTGGGCAGGTTCTCCCTTGTAGGTGCCGTCCCATGCTTCATCAGTGGTTGTTTCAAAAACGAGTTGACCCCAACGGTTGTAAACGCGCACCAATTTGACATTCACTCCCTCAGTATGGTAAACTTTAAAGATATCGTTAAAGTCATCCCCGTTAGGAGTGAATACGTTTGGAATTCTTAAATCTGAGTAACGGATGACCAGAGAGGTATCGGCCATTCTTACACAGCCCTCAACGGAAGTTACCGTTACGCTAACCAATTCAGTAATATCTTTTGTTGGGTTACCCTGGATATTTGTGGCGGTGAATGTCGGCACATTAGTGGTACCAATGAGCTCACCTGCCAAAAACCAGTCATAGGTAAGGGTTCCGGTCAACGGAGGGTCAGAAAGTACTGTCGCTGTTAAAATGGCAGCCCCTCCGATAAATACGGTGTCAGGTTCTGTGTCAACGGTAACAGAGAAGTTGTTGCCCACGACATTGGCCGTAGCGGTTTGAGTAATGGTTCCGCAATTTTGTCCATATGTGTAATTGAGCGTAATCTCTGTTGTTTCAGTCAGATCGGGCACCTGAAGAGGATTGGTCATCGAAGTCATTCCGTTATAACTCCAGTCAAAAATCTGGTTGATACCTGCAGGAAGATCGGTGATGGCTTCCATGAACAAAATGTCTCCAAGACAAATCGTTTCGTCATTGAGCGTCAGATTTGGTTCTTCCACAACGGTTATGGTAACCGAGGCCGTTCTTGGCCCACATTCATTTTCGGCAACCAGTTCATAAGTAGTGGTCATGGCCGGTAATACCTGAACGAGGGGGTCACTTGAATTAAAAGTGGCATCGTCAGGAGAAGTCCATGTGTAGGTTACGCCAGCTTCAGGATCGGCTGTAAACAACTGGATGAAATCGGTATCCGTATCACAAATGGTAAGATCCGAAATGACACCAATAACAGGCAGGTTCTCAACTGTCACCGTAACGGATATCGAACTTGGACAGGCATCATCACTTGTGGCAGTAAATGGACTTGTAGTCGTCGGGGTCACCATTGGATCCAGGCAATCCTCGCAGGAGATCGTTCCACTGGAAGGTTCCCAGCTGATGCTTCCCTCTCCGTCATAGGTTAAGGTCAACTGAAGGCTTTCACCTTCACAGATCGTAGGATCTTCAGGGGTAATGCTCATGTTGGGAGGCTGTTGCACATTGATGAGGATGGAAGCCGTATCAACGCATGCCCTGTTGGTGGTTATTCTTTGATAATTAAAAGTATCCTGAGTGATGATTACCATGTTCCATAATGAATCAGGGGTTTGGTATCCCAGACCATTCAACCAGTCATGTTCGATAAATGGAAAACTTGAAGGATCGTAGGTAGTAGAGATCAGGGTAATCGTTTCTCCAGGGCAATAAGGGTCTTTTTCCGGGATGGCCATTATAGAGAGGTTCGGCAGGGAATCTACCCGGATAAATACTGAGTCGGTTCTTCCACATCCCGGAACGGAGTGACTGGCAAAATACCAGGTGGAAACTTCCGGTGTTGCCACAACCAGATTACCGGTGGTGTTGTTCAGGGAACCGTCATTGGGTACCCACACGGCTTGTTCACCCGCCGGCAGTACAAAGGCATCCAAATCTACGCTTTCCCCAAGGCATATTTCTACAGTATCTTGTGTAATGTCCACTGCGATTTCTACTACCTGGACATTTACGGTTTCAATCACCTCGCAAACTCCACGTGTGGCATTCAATGCATAAATACCGCTCACGCCAGGAGTGGCCAGGGTATTGACAAAAGTATCTGCTTCAATTTGATCAGGCCCCGTCCACATGTACACAACACCTTCTTCGATTTCAGTATTTCCAAGGGTAATGATTTCTCCCTGGCAAATCGTAGTGTCATTGGCAACCGAAATAATGGGGGCTATTTCAACCCCAATGGTTACACTATCCGTTACCGGGGTAGGGCAAATACCGTTTTCTACGGAAATAATGTAGGTGGTACTAGTTGTTGGAGCTACATTCGGATTGGATTCATCAGAAATAAACCCTTCAGGATTAGAGGTCCAAGAGTAAGTTACTCCAGGATTAGCAGCCCCCCCAATATTTACATCTTCTCCTTCGCAAATGGTAAAATCATCAATTAATGCATATTCCGGCGCGGGGGCTGAATTGACAACAATGGTTAATTCATCCTGAGTAGTACAAATATCAGTGATTAAAGTAGCCATTATATTGTAAGTACCTGGAGTGGAAGCCGTAACTTCTGGATTTGGACAATCCGTACAGCTGAATTCCAGACCGGCAGGAACATCCCATTCATAGGTGGCAAGATCAAAATTGCTTCCCGCGGATAATTGGAATTGTTCGCCAAGGCATACATTCAAGTCTGGACCTGCATCCACACTATATACGAAAACTTTTACATCGATTGTGTCCACATAACAAACGAGGTCTAAAACAACTTTATATACCGTCGTTTCATTGACCGTGGCGATTGGATTCGGACAATCGGTACAGGATAAAGTGCCTGTTGGATCTATCCATTGGTACTGATCTACCTCATTGGAGATGGACAATTGAACTGATTCTCCCGGGCAAACTGCCGTGTCAGAACCCATAATGGCCACTGCAATAGGTGCAAGTACCGCAGGGTCAGAAGGATTCCAGTCAACAGAAATTCCTCCTCCTTGTATCTGGTTACCCCAGTCATTGGCTAAAACGATATAAACCTCCCCTTGC
This sequence is a window from Lewinellaceae bacterium. Protein-coding genes within it:
- a CDS encoding chitobiase/beta-hexosaminidase C-terminal domain-containing protein; the encoded protein is MNIRFIVLVSFFCWCLFPGCGAQKNIGENPPSPELLITRILTQEEDIQLSLPVAHYKSTLFEDSMALDFAQGYPGSVVRYTTDGSQPDETSPVFAGRHYLTSETLIKAGAFHAALKKSPVVTLDFIQVPKMDDVKSITIVPEPNEKYKGQGAKSLIDLNKGSLNFKEAAWMGFSDREIEIAIDFDQPRKVSKVMLSTMADHGSWIFLPEEIEVSGGQKQFTANFKIPEKEEEKRLEYLVVSFDEIKTDHLQIRIRNLATLPAWHSGAGNAPWFFMDEIVIK
- a CDS encoding chitobiase/beta-hexosaminidase C-terminal domain-containing protein produces the protein MLDQLFILGRFHPLLVHLPIGILTLAFLLEIFSRRAKYAALKPAVPFALLFAGISALVTVFTGWIMPKNGQFDESLLNLHFWFGVALTFGIFILYRLSRADAAGLSGKLYWPFFILNMLLLMATGHFGGSLTHGSNYLFESNSEEGVLLEGKIEDIKLYEQVIVPVFKMKCTSCHNPEKLKGELLLTTKEGILKGGKTGAFLLPGDAAHSLVMERIALPKMEKEHMPPKGKVQLNNEEIMLLKWWIDEGADFEKTVGAMNPPPEIMDLLKKYKTGSTPSPTANLKPVDEKLLKTMRSKGILLNPQDENGILFEANLAYDSHVTREKINALKKISAHIVKLNFLSTNLDDELAREIRSFKNLQKLDLQHTDITSKGLTFLKKMNYLESLNLYATKIDDEAVPYLAALPALKHLYLWQSGISSEAVLTLQVKKPQLSIYHTIDKGLFSDAQLKAPAFITKQDLFKDSLSIEIDTLFKGVVVYYTLDGAEPDTNALVYKAPFKIYKTTRVKTLAHKAGWQESEVAEKVFVGAKYEITKVQLSTPPNESYQANGALSLVDFVKGGERFAEGGWLGYQGEHLTATLDLGASKRVSSVTVGALEDVGSYIFYPQGIEIFTSGDGQSFKKVSDKTIPIAKEAHPSEINNFLLEFDEIETRFVKVFVKSNLVNPPWHPAPGANCWIFIDEIVVN
- a CDS encoding gliding motility-associated C-terminal domain-containing protein, with protein sequence MRTLFFTAFSLLFSTMIWAQPANDDCSGLIDLGVVPTCPANTEIYNNIDATASNIGFGNIPACFNGGSVANDIWFSFTTSTDIVDVTVSVLGTDAGPNSSILNPQIAIYRGSCEVDGLSELSCFSAANGETIARIDILGLTPNETYFIRVNDYSATATPNWGDFTICAEEYIPDINIGDEPGSTACFGTLYDSGGPENDYTSNENHTFTICPSDLNSCIYIDVASFNMENNFDFLNFYAGNTTAAPLIAQITGAMIGNGFPVMISSECVTIQFTSDGSSVQAGFELTWQCSPLACNGSGLNNPTEIGSLPFTATGVSLCDGGATFMATPCGGANFMAGPEYVFQYDSPGGICAQINVSNAPTGTGVLVLNGIPGAPGTVCVAQSASGVIASANFQDAGTYYIVVANDSGCDDFNINITETECALSPALVDALCNPLNGCIEDGGVPSIFMFEDGFQDVPMVNGVNSGCWLGVGAQPDFYWFTIEAQADGPFGFILESADIPSDIDFNVWGPFTNDEVCQTPAAIINYVTNNEPIRSSYSGGTEPTGLADIHPQLGYPIEDVYDCQGNNDDIVQTIAAQQGEVYIVLANDWGNQIQGGGISVDWNPSDPAVLAPIAVAIMGSDTAVCPGESVQLSISNEVDQYQWIDPTGTLSCTDCPNPIATVNETTVYKVVLDLVCYVDTIDVKVFVYSVDAGPDLNVCLGEQFQLSAGSNFDLATYEWDVPAGLEFSCTDCPNPEVTASTPGTYNIMATLITDICTTQDELTIVVNSAPAPEYALIDDFTICEGEDVNIGGAANPGVTYSWTSNPEGFISDESNPNVAPTTSTTYIISVENGICPTPVTDSVTIGVEIAPIISVANDTTICQGEIITLGNTEIEEGVVYMWTGPDQIEADTFVNTLATPGVSGIYALNATRGVCEVIETVNVQVVEIAVDITQDTVEICLGESVDLDAFVLPAGEQAVWVPNDGSLNNTTGNLVVATPEVSTWYFASHSVPGCGRTDSVFIRVDSLPNLSIMAIPEKDPYCPGETITLISTTYDPSSFPFIEHDWLNGLGYQTPDSLWNMVIITQDTFNYQRITTNRACVDTASILINVQQPPNMSITPEDPTICEGESLQLTLTYDGEGSISWEPSSGTISCEDCLDPMVTPTTTSPFTATSDDACPSSISVTVTVENLPVIGVISDLTICDTDTDFIQLFTADPEAGVTYTWTSPDDATFNSSDPLVQVLPAMTTTYELVAENECGPRTASVTITVVEEPNLTLNDETICLGDILFMEAITDLPAGINQIFDWSYNGMTSMTNPLQVPDLTETTEITLNYTYGQNCGTITQTATANVVGNNFSVTVDTEPDTVFIGGAAILTATVLSDPPLTGTLTYDWFLAGELIGTTNVPTFTATNIQGNPTKDITELVSVTVTSVEGCVRMADTSLVIRYSDLRIPNVFTPNGDDFNDIFKVYHTEGVNVKLVRVYNRWGQLVFETTTDEAWDGTYKGEPAQADVYIYTTVYVLNGEEKEESGEITLLR